In Meleagris gallopavo isolate NT-WF06-2002-E0010 breed Aviagen turkey brand Nicholas breeding stock chromosome 3, Turkey_5.1, whole genome shotgun sequence, one DNA window encodes the following:
- the LOC104910308 gene encoding suppression of tumorigenicity 18 protein-like — translation MTIKLKASGGIESDEEIRHLDEEIKELNESNLKIEADMMKLQTQITSMETNLKTIEEENKLIEQNNESLLKELAGLSQALISSLADIQLPQMGPISEQNFEAYVNTLTDMYSNLERDYSPECKALLESIKQAVKGIHV, via the exons ATGACTATCAAGCTTAAAGCAAGTGGTG GtattgagagtgatgaagaaATCAGACATTTGGATGAAGAAATCAAAGAACTGAATGAATCCAATCTTAAAATTGAAGCTGACATGATGAAACTTCAAACCCAG ATCACATCTATGGAGACCAACCTGAAAACAATAGAAGAAGAGAACAAACTCATAGAGCAGAACAATGAGAGCCTGTTGAAGGAGCTAGCTGGTTTAAGCCAAGCCCTCATCTCCAGCCTTGCTGACATTCAGCTTCCACAGATG GGGCCAATCAGTGAGCAGAATTTCGAAGCATATGTAAATACACTCACAGACATGTACAGCAATCTGGAACGGGACTATTCCCCCGAATGCAAAGCTCTGCTGGAAAGTATCAAACAGGCAGTGAAGGGCATCCATGTGTAG